In Musa acuminata AAA Group cultivar baxijiao chromosome BXJ2-10, Cavendish_Baxijiao_AAA, whole genome shotgun sequence, a genomic segment contains:
- the LOC103999896 gene encoding protein FLX-like 1, whose product MAGRGRPAHALPVRGSPPSLLGRPPPRAAIHPADEPLLVRRAPVPSSILALEDRLAAQHRQIQVLLVDNQQLAASHVALKQDLSASKHELRLAAASAAETKAAKDAEVREVYERSLKAEAEARVLEGMRAELAQVRSDVQSLGAVRHELVEQLQGLKGQLSSARAEHKQADTVMAEIEIMRKEIQKGRAAIEFEKKVHADNTEQSQIMENNMVLMAREIEKLHAELANTEKKAQVAAAASANSGSGYAGTYGNPGMAYAANFAGPHNFHQVQRTVDNDPQFGSSAVPHGQYDIQQTYARR is encoded by the exons ATGGCCGGAAGGGGCCGCCCCGCCCATGCCTTACCGGTCCGAGGCTCACCGCCTTCACTCCTTGGCCGCCCCCCGCCTCGTGCTGCCATCCACCCTGCCGATGAGCCCCTTCTAGTCCGCCGCGCCCCAGTCCCCTCCTCGATTCTCGCCCTCGAGGACCGGCTCGCCGCTCAGCACCGGCAGATCCAGGTGCTCCTCGTCGACAACCAGCAGCTCGCCGCTTCTCATGTTGCGCTCAAGCAGGATCTCAGTGCGTCCAAGCACGAACTCCGTCTCGCCGCCGCCTCGGCAGCCGAGACCAAGGCTGCAAAGGACGCCGAGGTACGCGAGGTCTATGAGCGATCGCtcaaggcggaggcggaggcgcggGTGTTAGAGGGGATGCGGGCCGAATTGGCGCAGGTGCGATCCGATGTCCAGAGTCTGGGAGCCGTGAGGCATGAGCTCGTTGAGCAGCTGCAGGGGCTCAAAGGGCAACTGTCGAGTGCTCGAGCGGAGCACAAGCAGGCGGACACAGTCATGGCTGAGATAGAGATCATGCGCAAGGAGATCCAAAAGGGCAG GGCTGCAATAGAATTTGAGAAGAAGGTACATGCTGATAACACCGAACAGAGTCAGATAATGGAAAATAATATGGTGTTGATGGCTCGTGAGATTGAAAAATTACATGCTGAACTTGCCAACACGGAGAAGAAAGCACAAGTAGCGGCTGCGGCCTCAGCTAACTCAG GTTCAGGATATGCTGGAACTTATGGAAACCCAGGGATGGCTTATGCAGCGAATTTTGCTGGCCCACATAATTTCCACCAG GTTCAGAGAACTGTTGATAATGACCCTCAATTTGGATCATCAGCTGTTCCTCATGGTCAATATGACATCCAGCAGACGTATGCTCGTAGATAA